In the genome of Dasypus novemcinctus isolate mDasNov1 chromosome 30, mDasNov1.1.hap2, whole genome shotgun sequence, one region contains:
- the LOC131276856 gene encoding olfactory receptor 7A17-like, translating to METENQTSVLEFVLLGLSEDTGVQALLFGLFLLMYLVTFTGNLIIILAIISDSHLHTPMYFFLSNLSFTDICFTSTTVPKMLLNIQTESKIIIFESCLSQIFFYILFGQLDNALLTIMAYDRFVAICHPLHYMVIMNSRLCGLLLLASWLVGILDSLSQCLMVLQLSFCTNLEIPHFFCELNQVILLACSDTFLNDLVIYLSSGLLGFIPLTGILFSYSKIISSILRISTTEGKQKAFSTCGSHLLVVTLFYGTGLGVYLSSTASQNSRKNAIASVMYVVVIPMLNPFIYSLRNKDIQQAFKKLRNILSIKEFFSQV from the coding sequence atggaaacagaaaatcaAACATCTGTCTTAGAATTTGTACTTCTGGGGCTGTCAGAAGATACAGGAGTGCAGGCCCTCCTCTTTGGACTGTTCCTGTTgatgtacctggtcaccttcaCAGGGAATCTgatcatcatcctggccatcatctcagactcccacctccacacacccatgtacttcttcctctctaacctgtcttttacagatatctgtttcacctccaccactgtcccaaagatgctgctgaacatccagaCAGAAAGCAAAATCATTATTTTTGAAAGCTGCCTCAGCCAGATATTTTTCTACAtactttttggacaattagataacgCCCTCTTGACTATAATGGCTTATGaccgcttcgtggccatctgccaccccctGCACTATATGGTCATCATGAACTCCcggctctgtggcctcctgctaCTGGCATCCTGGCTAGTGGGTATTTTGGACTCCCTTTCACAATGTTTAATGGTTTTGCAACTGTCTTTTTGTACAAATTTGGAaatcccccactttttctgtgaacttaatcaggtaatcctacttgcttgttctgacaccttcctaaATGACCTAGTGATATATTTATCATCTGGACTTCTGGGTTTTATTCCACTCACTGGaatccttttctcttactctaagattatatcctccattttgagaatttcaacaacTGAGGGCAAGCAAAAAGCATTTTCTACCTGTGGGTCTCACCTCTTAGTAGtcaccttgttttatggtacaggtcttggagtgtatcttagctctacTGCTTCCCAAAACTCAAGGaaaaatgcaatagcctcagtgatgtacgtGGTGGTCATTCCTATGCTGAACCCCTTTatctacagtcttagaaacaaggacatacagcaggcctttaaaaagctgagAAACATTCTCTCTATAAAAGAATTCTTTTCCCAAGTTTAG
- the LOC131276857 gene encoding olfactory receptor 7A10-like, with protein sequence MSEPGEHQGSKAGPRRRQGRRGFGLLLGSRESDQRIVWKQQQERQGLDLSLSLNPGLQATQLDGGEDTASISLTNHPGRNLDFCRKTLPTPSSLINHMGPGNKTQISDFFLLGFSEDPEVQSLLFWLFLSMYLVTIFGNLLIILVIITDSHLHTPMYFFLSNLSLCDICLSSTTVPKMLVNIQAQSSVITYTGCVTQMYFFMIFAGLDDFLLAVTAYDRFVAICHPLHYTAIMNPQICVLMILGSWVMTFIQSCLEEVMVLRLSFCTHAEIPHFFCELRQMVQLACSDTFFNYLAMYLIAGVMGGGPLCWILFSYSKIVSSIHAISSAQGKYKAFSTCASHLSVVSLFYCTSIGVYLSSAASHNTHSGASASVMYTVITPMLNPFIYSLRNKDIRGALNKCFGGTLSFCTNVEVLPEVLKIASSDILLNNLLVYFVAIVSGIPPVIGILFSYSKTVSSILRISSAGVKYKAFSTCGCHLSVDSLFYGTGTGVYLSFETIPSSRKNLVASVICALVTPMLNPSSTARGAGI encoded by the exons ATGTCTGAGCCAGGGGAGCACCAGGGCAGCAAGGCGGGGCCTCGAAGGAGGCAGGGCCGCCGGGGTTTTGGCCTCCTTCTGGGCTCCAGGGAATCTGACCAGCGGATAGTGTGGAAGCAGCAGCAGGAGAGGCAGGGGCTGGACCTGTCCCTTAGCCTGAACCCAGGACTGCAGGCAACCCAGTTGGATGGAGGAGA GGATACAGCCTCAATCTCCTTAACCAACCACCCAGGCAGGAATTTGGACTTCTGCAGAAAGACCTTACCGACTCCATCCAG tcTCATCAATCACATGGGACCtggaaataaaacacaaatttcagatttttttctcctGGGATTTTCAGAGGATCCAGAAGTGCAGTCCCTCCTCTTTTGGCtcttcctgtccatgtacctggtcaccatcTTTGGTAACCTGCTCATAATCCTGGTCATCATCACTGACtctcacctccacacacccatgtatttcttcctctctAACCTGTCCCTTTGTGACATCTGTTTATcctccaccactgtcccaaagatgctggtgAACATCCAGGCACAGAGCAGCGTCATAACCTACACAGGCTGCGTCACCCAGATGTACTTTTTCATGATCTTTGCAGGGTTGGATGACTTCCTTCTGGCTGTGAcggcctatgaccgctttgtagccatctgtcacccccttcACTACACAGCCATCATGAACCCCCAGATCTGTGTCCTGATGATTCTGGGGTCCTGGGTCATGACTTTTATTCAATCCTGTTTAGAGGAGGTAATGGTATTACGGCTGTCTTTTTGCACACATGCAGAAATCccacactttttctgtgaacttcgtCAGATGGTCCAACTTGCCTGTTCTGACACTTTTTTCAACTACTTAGCAATGTATTTAATAGCTGGAGTGATGGGAGGGGGTCCCCTTTGTtggatccttttctcttactctaagatTGTTTCCTCCATACATGCAATCTCATCAGCTCAGGGgaagtataaagcattttccacCTGTGCATCTCACCTCTCAGTGGTTTCCCTATTTTATTGTACCAGCATAGGGGTGTACCTAAGTTCTGCTGCTTCACACAACACACATTCGGGTGCATCAGCATCAGTGATGTACACTGTGATCACTCCTatgctgaaccccttcatctacagTCTGAGGAATAAAGACATAAGGGGGGCTCTGAACAAATGCTTTGGAGGAAC GTTGTCCTTCTGCACTAACGTAGAAGTCCTTCCTGAAGTCCTGAAGATCGCCTCTTCTGACATCCTTCTCAATAATTTACTTGTGTATTTTGTAGCTATTGTTAGTGGCATTCCTCCTGTCATTGGGATCCTCTTCTCTTATTCCAAGACTGTCTCCTCCATTCTAAGGATTTCCTCAGCTGGTGTTAAATACAAAGCCTTTTCTACCTGTGGGTGTCACCTGTCAGTTGACTCCCTGTTCTATGGCACAGGCACTGGCGTCTACCTGAGCTTTGAAACCATACCATCCTCTAGGAAAAATTTGGTGGCCTCGGTCATATGTGCATTAGTTACCCCCATGCTGAACCCTTCATCTACAGCAAGAGGAGCAGGAATATGA